A portion of the Phyllopteryx taeniolatus isolate TA_2022b chromosome 15, UOR_Ptae_1.2, whole genome shotgun sequence genome contains these proteins:
- the LOC133489921 gene encoding fibroblast growth factor receptor 1-like isoform X6 has translation MSSVVRTDFRSENTRGRSPWRRCCPRTKETTRVSHTTRTGAFNTASRSTSSAGLPANQTAVAGDEVRFACRVYSDLQPHVQWIKADYAGQPVGPDGRPGGLVVKEGSVNTSEDDLASLTLTNVSAADAGEYACVAANSIGVSHQSAWLTVLEADPPLSRSYAHIFFYCLGFFIAVTLTFTAIICKLCSAPRKGVAPGSPPAVHKLAKSVALKKQVSLGSSWSGRSNLSSVCPSRPSAVSADCALPYDPRWELPRERLTLGKPLGEGCFGQVALAEVVGLDKERPACVTEVAVKTVKADAGEKDLMDLVSEMEMMKMVGRHKNIINLIGACTRDGPLYVVVEYASRGNLREHLRARRPPDSEYWGRSAEGPPGGVDLQELVSAAYQVGRGMAYLASKKCVHRDLAARNVLVTHDLVMKIADFGLARDVHHVDYYKKTTNGPLPVKWMAPEALFDRVYTHQSDVWSFGILLWEIFTLGASPYPGVPVEDLFKLLKEGHRLDKPYASTQQLYVMMRDCWHDVPSRRPTFPTLVRRLDAMLTALANQDYLDLSNPLIQNPPLGSSPSTGST, from the exons ATGTCGTCTGTGGTGCGGACCGACTTCAGATCCGAGAACACGCGTGGACGCTCGCCCTGGCGACGGTGCTGCCCTCGGACAAAGGAAACTACACGTGTGTCGCACACAACACGCACGGGCGCATTCAACACCGCTTCACGCTCGACGTCGTCG GCGGGCCTTCCGGCCAATCAGACGGCCGTGGCGGGCGACGAGGTGCGCTTCGCGTGTCGCGTGTACAGCGACTTGCAGCCTCACGTGCAGTGGATCAAGGCCGACTACGCCGGCCAGCCCGTCGGACCCGACGGGCGCCCCGGCGGCCTCGTCGTCAAG GAGGGGAGCGTCAACACGTCGGAAGACGACCTGGCGAGCCTCACGTTGACCAACGTTAGCGCCGCAGACGCCGGCGAGTATGCGTGTGTGGCCGCCAACTCCATCGGCGTCTCGCACCAATCGGCCTGGCTCACCGTGCTGGAGG CAGACCCGCCCCTTTCCCGCAGCTACGCTCACATCTTCTTCTACTGCCTCGGCTTCTTCATCGCGGTCACGCTGACCTTCACCGCCATCATCTGTAAGCTGTGCTCCGCCCCCAGGAAGGGCGTCGCTCCCGGGAGCCCGCCGGCCGTCCACAAACTCGCCAAGAGCGTCGCGCTGAAGAAACAG GTGTCTCTGGGGTCGTCGTGGTCCGGCCGGTCCAATTTGTCTTCCGTGTGTCCGTCTCGTCCCTCCGCCGTGTCTGCCGACTGCGCGCTGCCGTACGATCCTCGGTGGGAACTTCCTCGTGAAAG GCTGACGTTGGGCAAGCCGCTGGGCGAGGGCTGCTTCGGGCAggtggccttggcggaggtcgtCGGCCTGGACAAGGAGCGTCCGGCGTGCGTCACCGAGGTGGCGGTGAAGACGGTGAAAG CCGACGCCGGCGAGAAGGACCTGATGGACCTCGTCTCGGAGATGGAGATGATGAAGATGGTCGGTCGCCACAAGAACATCATCAACCTGATTGGCGCCTGCACGCGCGACG GGCCCCTGTACGTGGTGGTGGAGTACGCCTCCCGGGGGAACCTCAGGGAGCACCTCCGTGCGCGTCGCCCGCCCGACTCAGAGTACTGGGGCCGCTCGGCTGAGGGGCCGCCAGGCGGCGTGGATCTCCAAGAGCTGGTGTCGGCGGCGTACCAGGTGGGCCGAGGAATGGCGTACCTGGCATCGAAGAAG TGCGTCCACAGAGACTTGGCGGCCCGTAATGTTCTGGTCACGCACGACCTCGTCATGAAGATCGCAGACTTTGGCCTGGCCAGAGACGTGCACCACGTGGACTACTACAAGAAAACTACCAAT GGTCCTTTGCCCGTCAAGTGGATGGCGCCTGAAGCTTTGTTTGACCGCGTCTACACGCACCAAAGTGACGT GTGGTCTTTCGGCATCCTGCTGTGGGAAATCTTCACGCTGGGAGCGTCTCCGTATCCCGGCGTCCCCGTGGAGGATCTCTTCAAACTTCTGAAGGAAGGTCACCGCCTGGACAAACCTTACGCCTCCACGCAACAGCT CTACGTGATGATGCGAGACTGCTGGCACGACGTCCCGTCCCGCCGGCCCACCTTCCCGACGCTCGTCCGGCGGTTGGACGCAATGCTCACCGCGCTCGCCAACCAG GACTACCTGGACTTGTCCAACCCCCTCATCCAGAATCCTCCGCTGGGCTCCAGCCCCTCAACCGGCTCCACGTAG